The following coding sequences lie in one Drosophila sulfurigaster albostrigata strain 15112-1811.04 chromosome 2R, ASM2355843v2, whole genome shotgun sequence genomic window:
- the LOC133836604 gene encoding metallothionein-2-like, with product MACKGCGTNCQCSAQKCGNNCACNTDCKCVCKNEPKEQCCSSSK from the exons ATGGCCTGCAAAGGATGCGGAACTA ACTGTCAGTGCTCGGCACAAAAGTGCGGCAACAATTGTGCCTGCAACACGGactgcaagtgtgtgtgcaaaaatgAACCCAAGGAGCAATGTTGCAGCAGTAGCAAATAA
- the LOC133836602 gene encoding mitochondrial dicarboxylate carrier: protein MDISNQQRISRWYFGGVASSMAAMVTHPLDLMKVLIQTNTEKMSIMDTTRKIVKEQGVLALYNGISASILRQYTYTLARFGFYTVGAGLVDTKPMSTKVLLAGMSGYVGGLIGAPADLVNVRLQNDVKLPVDQRRNYAHAIDGLVRVVKEEGWPSLFNGASMCAIRGAFMTVGQIAFYEQSKDILVSSGFAQRMDTYIIASIISAIAATALTQPIDVIKTRQMNSKAGEYKGLTDVILKTAVEGPSAFFKGSIPAMTRLGPHTVLLFLSLEFLRTNFGHLPESK, encoded by the exons ATGGATATTTCGAATCAACAGCGTATATCCCGTTGGTACTTTGGTGGCGTGGCAAGTTCAATGGCAGCGATGGTCACTCATCCGCTCGATTTGATGAAGGTGCTGATACAGACGAACACAGAGAAAATGTCGATTATGGACACCACTCGCAAGATAGTCAAGGAACAAGGAGTCTTGGCGCTTTACAACGGCATTTCAGCTTCCATTTTGcgacaatatacatatactttggCTCGCTTTGGATTTTATACTGTGGGTGCTGGTCTCGTGGATACGAAGCCAATGTCTACGAAGGTTCTGTTGGCAGGAATGAGTGGCTATGTGGGCGGTTTAATTGGTGCCCCTGCTGATTTGGTCAATGTGCGATTGCAGAATGATGTCAAGTTGCCGGTGGACCAGAGAAGAAA TTATGCCCATGCCATTGACGGTTTGGTGCGCGTGGTGAAGGAAGAGGGCTGGCCAAGTCTGTTCAACGGTGCCTCGATGTGCGCAATACGTGGCGCCTTTATGACGGTGGGCCAAATTGCATTCTACGAGCAGAGCAAGGACATACTCGTTTCGAGTGGCTTTGCCCAACGTATGGACACATACATTATTGCTTCGATAATTTCCGCTATTGCTGCGACAGCGTTGACCCAACCCATCGATGTGATTAAGACGCGACAAATGAACTCGAAGGCGGGCGAGTACAAAGGCTTGACTGATGTCATTCTCAAGACAGCTGTGGAGGGACCTTCAGCCTTCTTTAAGGGCTCCATTCCAGCCATGACACGGCTGGGTCCACACACGGTATTACTTTTCCTCTCACTCGAGTTTCTTCGTACGAATTTTGGCCATCTACCAGAGTCCAAATAA
- the LOC133836603 gene encoding uncharacterized protein LOC133836603 — protein sequence MSKLYVNSLENCELGNIPPTDFSGQPLHRHQLCVSKAALLRGIVIIVLFNLCLVAFVYLLHFYINTLPEDQRNNVNTVFCSVGALLLCITLIKLGDFSKNNPNFYYI from the exons ATGAGTAAATTGTATGTGAATTCGCTTGAAAATTGCGAACTGGGAAACATTCCTCCCACTGATTTTAGTGGTCAACCTTTGC ATAGACATCAACTATGCGTGTCGAAGGCCGCTTTACTGCGTGGCATTGTGATTATAGTGCTGTTTAACCTTTGTTTGGTCGCTTTCGTTTATCTTTTGCACTTTTACATCAACACTTTGCCCGAGGATCAACGTAATAATGTCAACACTGTCTTCTGCAGCGTTGGAGCTCTTTTGTTATGCATTACTTTAATCAAGCTTGGA GACTTTTCTAAGAACAATCCAAACTTTTACTACATTTAG